Proteins from a single region of Hordeum vulgare subsp. vulgare chromosome 6H, MorexV3_pseudomolecules_assembly, whole genome shotgun sequence:
- the LOC123402583 gene encoding putative cell wall protein: MAGKAAALLVLAALVAAAACPGSATARDVPRAAEEGAVRRPETIQEGTVLIPGIGRYELGSHYRPDIGGLDHSIPAAAHGQFIPGADDTWVPNPGFEVPNPFRPAATTESP; encoded by the coding sequence ATGGCAGGCAAGGCGGCGGCCCTGCTGGTCCTCGCGGCGCTGGTGGCGGCCGCGGCGTGCCCGGGCTCGGCAACGGCGCGCGACGTCCCGCGCGCCGCCGAGGAGGGCGCGGTGAGGCGGCCGGAGACGATCCaggaggggacggtgctcatcccGGGGATCGGACGGTACGAGCTGGGCAGCCACTACAGGCCGGACATCGGCGGGCTGGACCACAGCATCCCGGCCGCCGCCCACGGGCAGTTCATCCCCGGCGCCGACGACACCTGGGTGCCCAACCCCGGCTTCGAGGTGCCCAACCCATTCCGCCCCGCAGCCACCACCGAGTCCCCCTGA